A window of Gossypium raimondii isolate GPD5lz chromosome 7, ASM2569854v1, whole genome shotgun sequence genomic DNA:
attttttactctaattttggcttttacaaAGTTAAAAGAATCTTATGAGTCCTTGATTTTTTCCACATTTTTTATTCGACCTCACTTTATTGACTGTGtttcaattttgtcattttctgCTCTTTTTTACTCATAACATCCCAATTGCATccctaacaaaattaaaacataaaaacactAATTCAACAtgaatcaattcaaaaattaactgaattaaacacaaaaagtcaTGCAAATTAACATGTTATCACCGACCCTCTCCCTTATGGATCGGATGCATGTCTGGCAGAGATGTTAGCTATCCGTGAAGTATTGTCATGGCTGAAGGATGAAGGTATGATAAGTTGCTTGTTATTTCGGCTTTGAAATACCCAATGTAAATTTAACCATGTCCAGCACATAAAGAGAGAAGATaagctttaaatttaattagttccGCGGTGGTACGTTTCGAACATGACCGTAGCAACCAAATAGGGAAAAAGTAAAGCACAATTTTATTGCTTTATACTTCCACTTACATCTCCATATTAAGGaagcatttatttattaagataCATGCCAACTATAAATGCAAAAGGCTACATTAGGCGTGAGTTTCAACTTCGACAGCCTCGCCAGCATAAGAGCAGCACCTTTGGCAGCCTCTTCCGTGATGATCTGAACGACAGCAGCCATAGGCGCAGCCTCCTTTATAACCTCCTCCATGTCCACCGTGACCGCCGTGGCCACCACCACCGTATCCTCCGTGGCCACCACCACCGTATCCTCCGTGGCCACCACCACCATATCCTCCGTGGCCACCACCATACCCTCCGTGGCCACCACCACCATACCCTCCGTGCCCACCTCCATACCCTCCTTTCCCTCCGTGTCCTCTTCCATTATAACCTCCGCGTCCATCTTCTAGCTCAGCCTGGGTTGTTTCGGTAGCCACCTCACCTGCAAAACCAGCACTATATTAGAATATAAATGTTCGACATGGTCATTTACGCTAACATATAGAagctaaataattaattaagaagcCATGCTAGTTAATTAGTTGCAGACCATTATTGTTTTCAGTGGTAGTTTCAGCAAGATCTCGAGCTGCCACTTCCGAAGAAATGAGAAGAACAACAGCAGCTAAAAGAGCAAGGAGAAGGAAACTCTTGGAAATGGAACCcatatttgatttctttctttcttatgaAACTGATCAAAGTATTTGAAGAACCAAATATGCTTAAACCAAGGCATTCTctatctctatttataggccCCGACGGGTCAATATCCAAAGAGAAACAAGGAAATCTGATAAAAGATTGGGGTAATATAGGGTTTTTTacagataaatttttaaaaaaattaatattgaaatagGTTATCAGAAAGATT
This region includes:
- the LOC105802661 gene encoding glycine-rich protein 3, whose product is MGSISKSFLLLALLAAVVLLISSEVAARDLAETTTENNNGEVATETTQAELEDGRGGYNGRGHGGKGGYGGGHGGYGGGGHGGYGGGHGGYGGGGHGGYGGGGHGGYGGGGHGGHGGHGGGYKGGCAYGCCRSDHHGRGCQRCCSYAGEAVEVETHA